The segment cttGTCGAAGACTTGAACATATTactaaccaatgtagatcaaagggaaatcaAATTAATTTTAGGCCTTATCAGAGAAACAACATTacttgctatgcttgcaacaaaactagtcacattgcaaaatattgtagaaggaAGAGTGTAAAGAATGCTCCGAAAATCCAAAACAAATATGATGATAAGCGGAAGGTGAAATTTGAAGAAATTAAGGAGAagtacaagaagaaatgggtcaagaagagtgACTCTGAGGTAGGAGATGGGTCCACACCTAATTCtgatgttggaacctcatccagtaTCTAAGCTAAGACATCTAGCCTTGGGGGAAGctttcatgaaaatatttcaaacaccCTATCTGATATTTGTGCCTAATTTCTTGCAAGTTACAAATGTATATATGATGATTGTCAGTATCCATGATAGATTTCCAAAAGAATCTATAGGTCCGCAGAAGATCTTTGTGAAATGAAGGGTATCCAAAAGTATTATGATCAAGATCATTTATTGCAATAAAAAGCTAGGTTTACTAAGGATAAAAGGCTATTTAATCATTCATTTTTCACCTTGCATtcgaagtggaagagaagaagagtgcAGTAAAGGAGAACTTGTAGAGATTTTGAAGCAATATCTAGACTTGGTGTGAGATCTTGAGTTCGGTTGAAAAGTATTTAACCGTGAAACCCCTTTTTCTAGTGgaagtttgaagtttgaagtttgaatttgaTAAGGTGGCTGTGTCTAGCACTGGAACTCCCTTGGTTGTGAAAATCACTAAGCGTGCGCATCCGCATTTCAATAATCATCCATTCATTTTGATGGAAGATGATCTTGAGAGAACATTTTCATATGTGCCCTATGGAGTGCTGCATATTGAGAACATTAGGGTATATATGCATTGTCCCATTGAGGAATTTGGTAGCACATAAATGATAAATCTATATAGTAATCAGCTAGCAGACAAGAGCTCAATACTGAAACTTGAATTTCAAGATTTGGAGAGCAAGGGTTTTGCATAGTTCATCATATTTTTGATGTTCGATAAACATGAATGCATCTAGTATATCTTGAGCTGAGTTCATgatgaatttttctggttggataaGCCATAAAAATCACCAAGTCAGTCATTCGGATCATAACTGGATTATGTGCAATATAGGAACTAGCATTCttgaaatctatgaagaatgaaatTGTGATCAATGCAACTAGATCTAAATTTGATAGTTGGGTGATGACAATTAATTATATTCTAGAATACAAcatcaagtttgcatcaatggtcatTGGGTACAAAATCTATTTTTCTAGTAGAGAAAATTCTATTTCCAGTACTATCATTCATACTGCATATGAGATGATGAAAgagaacaagaaatatgatctCTGTGAACTACTCCAGAGTAAgcttatcaaaatatcaacaagatcaaagatAATAAGAAACATCCTTTAAAATTTGTAACACTTCTTCTATGCCTATTTTCTACTCTATGAAGGAGCATCTGGGTGTTGGTCTGGTAGAGTGGGCATTTGATAGATCTGTAGGAGTTCAAATCTAGAAACATCTATACAATTCTAGTGACTTTAAAGTTTGAAGCAAGaatttatggggttatttcaagagcTTTTAGAAGGAAATGCATGATATGGAAAGGATACCTAAGGCTGTTGTAGAAAAATATCAAGATACTATCTACTTCATGGTAGAtactgatcaatgtttgatggaagttgtagatccCAGAACCgtatggatcatgcctatgggctaTAAGGTCAAAGAACAAATTCTAGAACTGTATGCACAACATATGTTGAGCAAACTGATGGATTCTAATGATGAAAGGTTCGAAACATACAAGGATAAAAGTGTAAAACTTCATCAATAGTTTAAGAAATGAGTAATTAAGAAGAAGGTTCGGAAGGAAGTTGAGGCTTTTGTAGAGAGTAtgtgaataactaagaaatatgtaTGGAAAGCTAGAGAAAAAAATATTCTCTCTGATGAGAAGGTTTTGAGGAAGGAAGCAAAACCAAAAGTATCTAAGCCTAAGCTAAGGCAAGTCAGAAGTACAACTCCCTCCTTTGGTCCTGCAAAGTCAATCTAAATCTTAAATCAAGTCATTTAGGGGTGAGAAGAAGAGGAAGATAGTCAACTTTGTCATCATGTATGAAGAAGAAACTGAATCTGATGAAACCATGAAGGAAGTGAAGGCTCAAACTCCTAAAGTTAACAAGATCACAAAGGAGAAGCCTACCGGTAAAACAAGATCTAGTAAGAAACCTAAAGCATCTAAGTTTTATAAAGCTTTGAATCAAGGAAAATTTACTATTGTTCCTCCTATGAGATTATAACAGATTGTAAATGAAGTTGATAAGAATGACAATTTGAAACAACTATCTgagtggtatgacaattttgataaCTCTGGTAAGAGAACTCTAGAAGAGGCCATTATAGAATATATTAATGTGTATAGTAAAGCATTTATTGAACTAATATCTGTCATACCCAAAAACTTGAATGCCATCTTGGATACCAAAAGACAAACTTCTAGTAAGGAATATGAAAGACTGAAGGAATATGTCCTTGTTAACTTATGTTCAGTTATTACTGCCAAGGAGATAGATAGATTGCTGAAACTAAAAAAGAATGAGTTCATAATAAAACATAAGGTAAACAAAATCATGCTAGGGAAGATTGATGAAGTTACTAAGGAGATTGAATAGATTTTGACAAAAGTTTTGTTAGATAATTGGTATGAGGTAAATAAGGCTAAAGTGTAGGAAGAACATCATCCAAAAGAACAAAATATGACATCTCAAGTCAATCTGGAAGCCGAGCAGACAACAGATGATATTTATGAGCATACAGAGGCTAGTGTGCAAGAAGAAGTTGGAGTAGGCAACATAGAGAAAGCTGAGGAAGTAAAAGGGAAGACAATCATTAATGATCCAAAATTCATTCAAGGTCCCATCAACCTGGATTCCCTATCCCTAATTCAAAAGCTACAACTTGCATCGTTTGTACAAGCCAAAGCCAGTAAAGATCTTTAGAAAACTATGCTGAGGATAATGTGTTGCTAAAATTGGCAACAAATGTTCCTGAGAAGAGGATAACCTCATTTCAAAAGCACATTTCAAATGCTCCATCTAGGTGATTAAAGAGTTTGATTAGTTTTGTTGACAAACATTCGGAGTCTTTTGAAAGGTCGGCTAAAGAAAAAGtcctaaatgaatttaatacaaaaagacttcaaaatatgaaaataatgattgtcaaagataaaGCCACTTTAGAAGAATGTGTGAAGAGCATGCAAGATGCATTGTCCATAGGTGGAAACTTCTACAAATCATGTCTATCTTTGAACAAGATCACTACAGATATTGAGCAGAAGTCTAAGGTGCATGACAATGAGCTTGACCGCATATCTCAGATAGTTGATTCCTTGATAGAATCGTTAAGTAGTCATGAGAATAAAGTAACATCTCTACTTGAGAAAATTAGAAGCCTGAACCATGACCGCGAGAAAATAATTGGGAGAGTTAGTGAAGTTAGGAGTCTCATTACTGCTAAGATGGATATTATGCAGAGTGCTTTCAAAGATGCTCAAGATGCTCTGGCTAGTGGTAATCCGAATGATATAAAGACAACAAAGGAGCAAGGTTACTTGCTTAGTGAGTTCATAACTATATTGGATAATATGTAAAAAGGTTGGGACAGTCAATTAGACTCATTGAAGAGATCTTATGTTGATATCTTCAAACTTTGTGAATGTATAAGGACAGTATGTGCACatgtataaataaatttttttttttttggaactctacctttgtcattgatgtcaaagagggagagtagatgagtgaaaaatgttgatcttagggggagattcttGATTCTTTGAGCCTGTAagtttgacacttagtcatttttcactaagtgttgccatcaatgttagagggggagattgttagaatgaGACGTTGCATTGATGatcaattgttgtcattgatgacaactagcATCTGGTGAATCATATATCCAATCCATAGTTCATGAATCCTTCATtccagaagattgattgaggttcaGTGAGGTTCGGTAAGAAGGACAATATAACCAACATAGTGTGTAGTTTAGTGGTCAATAGGATTATTTTGGTTAATTATTTTACTTTGCAGATCTGGGATATGTGTTATTGATGTGCAGTTCCCCTTATTCCGGGTATGTGGCCTTTGGTGTTACGTTTGGTGCTGATTAGAAGATCCGGTAATTGGTAATTTAGGaagaacaaagctattttggtgtaacgtgttatgcaaaatctttgggatgattttgatgattgcttATATGTTCGAAGTTGATAAGAcaacatatgggaagcatgtggacatcttgttttggtccAGATAGTTATTTTTGGATCAGATTGAGCCAACTTGGATTATGCGTTTTTGGAAGATGACATGGGAATTGGCTtattttgttgatgcagatatataagaccaattcatttgagcattttgatgggtGGTATGATGAGATGTGATTGAGCAAATATTGTATGAGCGATTGTGTGAAGTTTTTGTGCTCTAGCATATGACAGAGCAGCAGAATAGAGCAGAGTGACAAAGCAGTGGCAGAAGACTAGTTAAGATTAACCAGAATtgctttttggcatatgtagatgctactattctgtttagacattcttgttcttatttgtaaacacttgtaaggcagtgagccttcctctgggttgtagccctctttgtaattgagcatggAGCTCTAgctagtgtgcctgaatgcatgtgcattcccctcttgtaatattattatactcttgatcagaGTATTAGAAAattatgggtctcaatcccaccgtggcttttcccttaactgggtttccaagtaaaaatattggttttatggtgttgatgatcttggctttgtgtttctgcatttacTTTACTTCATTTGTATAATATGGTTGCATGATTAGGTTATTAAAGTGAATTTTGTTGaacgctgattcaccccccccccctctcagtattccctTGATTCCAACATACTAATTATTGAAATATTTGTTTCTTTGATCTCATTGAATATTTTAGAGTGAAAAGATAAATTTCAACTAATCATTTTCCACACATTTTATTATTCACTTCGCCTTTTAGTTTATTTTCTCTAAACCCTAACACATTTTTGATCTCTTTTTTACAACTTTATAgcttaaaaatatttttatatctcaattaTTTTATGATTTGAGATAGATCTAGAATATTTTAGTTTAGCATAGAGTAAGATAAGTTATTTTCCATATAATCTGTAAAGATCAACTTTTTCTTTAAGTAGATCTAGAGTGTTTGACTATATCTATCTGTATAAAAATATCACATAGACCACATATCTTTTGTAATTTGACCAAGACCTAACTAGACAAGAATCTTAGGTATATTTTGTCAACCTCTCAAGGGAAGTAAAGTGTTCTATCATCCAACTTTAAATTGCTAATACCACCATCAACAAGAAAATGACTAAACATAAGGAGTAGAATGTGCCAAGAGTCTATAAAGCATAATAGGTAGAGAGAATGTGAATTATTGGGTTCAGTAGATGAAAAAAAATGGAAGATAAAGAGAATGAGGCTTGAATTAGTCATTGGGATTTATTCTCATATTTGTGTTGATTCCATTTTTCACAACAAATTATTAGTGTTGTCTAATGTTGTGTATTGATATTTTTTCCAACAAAGTTACCCTAGAGGTAGTGCACTTCTAGAATCTCTTGGATCATGGGGAAATGCCCCTTGTGCTATCGTTATTATGTCATTTCTATCACCTCCTATTGCCAAATCCCTATCTTGGGGCAATTAACAGTGAATGTTTTGATACTACTTATTATAGATTTTATATAATTGTCATACATGACCTTCCTATATTATTTGGGCATTTTACTATTtgattattaataataaaaaataatgtaaattaCTACCTAAACAAATGAACCATTACTCATTAGCATTCTCTTAATAGGATGGATAAGCCCCtcgaaagaaagagagaaagatcccTCATTTGATTCTTTCCATTTAATTTGAAAGAATAATTTGCAGATATTAATTACATTCTAATATTTAAGACTCGCAAccttaaaaataataaaaaggaaATTTATTGATTGAAATCCCTTTAATGACGAAAATATTTAACAAAGCACAACGAACTCAATGATTAGTCTTTTATCTAAATTCTATTAACTATAATTTGAAGTGTATTATAAAGACCTTAAGAAGTCTTATTACTCTACTCTTCATACAAATAGTGGAATCCATTTTTATTAGTATAGATATTCAAAAATTTCCTGATACAGTTTATAGCCTCTGTTTGTACTCATCTCTATTTCAAAGGAAACGATCACGGTTAAACTTGTAACTTTGACAGGGCCACAGTGTTTGTATTGTACATTGCTTGCAGAAGTTTGTCAGTGAATTGCCATCGTCCTCCAATTTCAATTGCGATATGTTTTCTGCACAGTCTTTTCTAATAGAATTGCCAATTTCATCTCAAAAATATTGTACGGGACTAAATCTGCACCGTATACGTTTGGAAATTTGGGCAACTTAGGAAGAAAATATGCTGCAGCCGAGTGGCTACCATATTCCGTGAATGTTCTTTTAGTCTATTTGATTAAACATAATGAGCAACCCCATTACAAATGCTTGGTCTACTCCGGCTTCGATAAACAGGCTCAAAACATCATTCCCTAACATTATGTCACACTTAGCTTCCTTTCGTTTAATCTGCGCGATGATCTCTCCCGCTTTATTCAATATTGTGCACGATGCCTTGCACAACGACCCTTCCATCTGGTAATGGCAGTACTTAATCTGCTTACTTCCATCTACAAATACGTTGGCGGTGGTTTTATTTGAAAAGTCTAAAGACTTTGTAACGCTAAATTTAGGCTTCTCAGACCTTACTGGATCTCCTCTCAATGCTTCCCATCTCTTCCTAAGACTCCATTTCTGCAAAATCCTAACAAGATGTCAGACCTCATCTAAGAGAGAGACGGTGGGAATAATCTAGCTAATAATGTCAACAAAGATTAGAAAATATAGGAAGAATACCTTGCGCCGTAATGTAAGAAGAAGTTGGCCTGCAGCATCCATTAGAAGTACTTCACTCTTCACATTGGATGCATAGTTATCTACTCTGAAAACCAGATGACCCAACGAATCGAAAACAGTAAATCCATTACCATTGAATAAGAGGGATTTCTTCCAAACTGTTAAGTGGGTAGGCGAAGTTGAACAAAATCTTTGATCGATATAAACATGGGGAGATGAGATGGAAGAGTGAGGATGGACCTGAAACATTTTTGAGATTCACAGATATCCCGCTCTAACTTATCAGAAACTGAAAGGGGAAAAAGATGTAGATGTTTAATTCGGATCTTTGCCTTTATAATAGATATCTTCGAATGGTAGAGATTTGGATTGATAGCCATCACTAAATAAGCGTGTGTAATGAATGATTCCTTGTGGAAATTGAGAAGTCAGAGCTATGGAAGATATTCCTTGTGCATTACTTCGTCCTTTGCCAACCTGTGTCGACCATCACAACGTGTATTTTGCACTTAAATATTATTCCAATCTTCTGCATATGAAGAAGAAATCATTTTCTAATATCTTTTTGTTTATAAATACTTGGCTTAACCAATGAAAGGAATTAGGGCACGCGACCTGCGGAAGATGAATGCAACACATGTTTCATTTTAAAGGGCAGTGAGTAATCACGTGTGAGACCCACACCCAAGGGAGTTATTATTGGAGTTCTAAACAATCTAAGGGGTTGTTGACTTTGCAATTTAGAGCACACCATTGTTGGTCAATGACCATTTAAGAAAATAGAGATTGTCTTGACTTATCATTTAGAAGCGTATCCAATTTTCATTATTTTAAAAATGATGAGTATTATACATCTTTATattatacaaataaataaatctatataaAAAGTAGTAGAAAGGTCTTGTGAAACTCTGTCATTATCATTATTAGGAGGAATGTTTCACCAATAAATAGATCTTAGCTATCAAGAATAGACTTTCAACTTGCAATTGTATCATCTTTGTTTTGTCTTCTTCTTGAATAAGAGTAGCATGCACATGAGAATTTGCAAGTTATAGGTGGAGAATTTCTCCTATGTCAAGTCAATTAGTATGACCATGCTGAGAAGTGGAAGAATTCATATGGTAGGGGAGACTAACCACACATCTATGATGGGGAGAGTCTTGCAAAAAAAATCTAGAGCTATGATTGCAACTATGATGACGCCCATGTGTTAGAGAGCCACACCCCTAAGGTGGAGAGGCATCTCAACAAGTAGGAGAAGGTGGCACATGATCAATCATAGAATAGCATTAACTTGAAGGTCAATGAGAGTGTACAAGTCCATAACTTCTAGAACCAAGTATTAGCGTAGACCTAAAGTTGTAACAATACATTATATAAATTAATAGCTTTAAtatacataagaaaatgcatatccataataaattttgaGAAGATACTAGATATTTTATGTATctaaacaaaaatattaattttcacTTTGAATGCATGACAAATTTGAGTGTATTTTACTAGAATTTGGGGATAGTCTCAAAACAAAGTTGCATGCTAAAAAAAAGAGTTTGGTCTGAAGGGATTAAAATTATAAATGCATCTCCATGCAACGTGGACTTGTTGACATGAATAGAAATAATTGTTCAAAAGTTTACATGTTATTAAAAAGGAATAAAGGGCAATAAAAATTCTAGAATGTATAAGATGAGATCTAATGGGGTGACCCTAATATAGAATATAGATAGAAAAACGAGCTAAGTAGGCTCAACATTACTATATCATACTATTTGAAACTGATAGATCCATTGAGATCTAATGGGCTAGAGATTCCACTTGGCATTGTATTTTGAAACCATAAGCAATAGGGAGAAAGCCAATAAAACTGCATAAAGGGTTTATAGTTCTTAAAAGGAGTATCTAGATATGAATTATATTCGTTCCACTTTATAATGGTGCATAGAATTGCAGCTTGATGAATCATATCAATAGGAGCCGATTTCACGATGATGTTGAAATAATTTAGAACATGATTGTCATGCCCATGCTTAGCTTTGAATTCAAGCCAAGAAGATCAATCCTCAATTATTTTATAAACAAATTTGTGAAATGGTATAAATCTCATGTTTCTATATCCTTATTTAGTATGGAGAACGGAGAATATGGCAAGGGTTCTAACCTAACAAGTGATTACATTCTTGACTAATATAAGTCCTAGTTATAAATTGATAATCATTTGAAATAAGTAATGACCT is part of the Cryptomeria japonica chromosome 10, Sugi_1.0, whole genome shotgun sequence genome and harbors:
- the LOC131039272 gene encoding protein LURP-one-related 5-like, yielding MAINPNLYHSKISIIKAKIRIKHLHLFPLSVSDKLERDICESQKCFRVDNYASNVKSEVLLMDAAGQLLLTLRRKKWSLRKRWEALRGDPVRSEKPKFSVTKSLDFSNKTTANVFVDGSKQIKYCHYQMEGSLCKASCTILNKAGEIIAQIKRKEAKCDIMLGNDVLSLFIEAGVDQAFVMGLLIMFNQID